A section of the Chryseobacterium scophthalmum genome encodes:
- a CDS encoding DUF4134 domain-containing protein produces the protein MEKQRKKLLISALALLMTIPLSAQGNGTAGINEATQMVTSYFDPATQLIYAIGAVVGLIGGVKVYNKFSSGDPDTSKTAASWFGACIFLIVAATILRSFFL, from the coding sequence ATGGAAAAACAAAGAAAAAAGCTTCTGATTTCAGCGCTGGCTTTACTGATGACCATCCCTTTATCCGCTCAGGGAAATGGTACTGCAGGAATCAATGAAGCCACCCAAATGGTTACCTCCTATTTTGATCCGGCCACCCAACTTATTTATGCTATCGGGGCGGTAGTCGGACTGATTGGCGGGGTGAAAGTTTACAACAAATTCAGCAGTGGAGATCCTGACACTTCCAAAACTGCAGCAAGCTGGTTCGGAGCCTGTATCTTTCTCATCGTAGCGGCAACCATCCTGCGTTCATTCTTCCTTTAA
- a CDS encoding DUF4133 domain-containing protein, protein MNTYNINKGIGRTVEFKGLKAQYLFIFAGGLLGMLVLVMILYMIGINSYICLFLGIGGGLTVVWKTFSLNKKYGEHGLMKIGARKRHPRYIICRKSIHRYVRVHSKTIAV, encoded by the coding sequence ATGAATACCTATAACATTAATAAAGGAATTGGAAGAACCGTCGAGTTCAAGGGATTGAAAGCACAGTACCTGTTCATTTTTGCAGGAGGCCTTTTAGGCATGCTTGTTTTGGTGATGATTTTATACATGATTGGGATCAACTCCTACATCTGTTTATTTCTCGGAATCGGAGGAGGTTTAACAGTAGTCTGGAAAACCTTTTCACTAAATAAAAAGTATGGTGAACATGGACTGATGAAAATCGGGGCTCGAAAAAGACATCCCCGTTATATCATCTGCAGAAAATCGATTCATCGGTATGTAAGGGTACATTCAAAAACGATTGCTGTATGA
- a CDS encoding TraG family conjugative transposon ATPase: MRNTSKISTLEEKFPLLAVEDNCIISKDADITLCFIIHLPELFTVASAEYEAMHSAWHKAIKTLPDYTVVHKQDWYIKENYNPEIADENLSFLGKSYQQHFNERPFLNHYCYLFITKTSKERMRTQSNFSSLCKGLFIPKEVRDREIINQFMESVAQFERIINDSGFIQLERLNEEDIIGNEKRQGLLQQYMTLSRNASAPMQDIALGAEEVRIGNKRLCLHTLSDTDDLPSKVSTDIRYEKLSTDRSDCLLSFASPVGLLLSCNHIYNQYLFLDNSESNLEKFEKSAKNMHSLTRYSRSNQINKEWIERYLNEAHSYGLSSIRAHFNIMAWSDDPSELKQIKNDTGSALALMECKPRHNTTDVATLYWAGMPGNAADFPSEESFFTFIEPALCFFTEETNYHDSPSPFGIKMADRLTGKPIHLDISDLPMKKGIITNRNKFILGPSGSGKSFFTNHMVRQYYEQGAHVLLIDTGNSYQGLCELIKGKTKGEDGVYFTYTEDNPIAFNPFYTDDGVFDIEKRESIKTLTLTLWKRDDEPPTRSEEVALSNAVSGYIEKIKHQNEVPSFNGFYEYVKGDYTSVLEQKKVREKDFDISNFLNVLEPYYKGGEYDYLLNSDKRLDLLSKRFIVFEIDAIKDHKILFPIVTIIIMEVFINKMRRLKGIRKLILIEEAWKAIAKEGMAEYIKYLFKTVRKFFGEAIVVTQEVDDIIQSPIVKESIINNSDCKILLDQRKYMNKFDDIQAMLGLTDKEKSQVLSINMNNDPKRLYKEVWIGLGGTHSAVYATEVSTQEYLAYTTEETEKMEVMQLASELDNNVELAIKRISLKRIKKDQ; the protein is encoded by the coding sequence ATGAGAAATACTTCAAAAATCAGCACGTTGGAAGAAAAGTTCCCATTATTAGCTGTAGAGGATAACTGTATTATTTCGAAAGATGCCGATATAACTTTATGCTTCATCATACATCTTCCAGAACTTTTTACGGTAGCATCTGCAGAATATGAGGCGATGCATTCAGCGTGGCACAAAGCAATAAAGACTTTACCTGATTATACGGTAGTCCATAAACAGGACTGGTACATTAAAGAAAATTACAATCCTGAAATTGCGGATGAAAACCTGAGCTTTCTGGGCAAATCTTACCAGCAGCATTTCAATGAGAGACCATTTCTGAATCACTACTGTTATCTGTTCATTACAAAAACCAGTAAGGAGCGCATGCGTACGCAGAGTAATTTCTCATCGCTGTGTAAAGGTTTGTTTATTCCGAAAGAAGTCAGAGACAGAGAAATTATAAACCAATTTATGGAATCTGTTGCCCAATTTGAAAGAATCATCAATGATTCAGGGTTCATTCAGCTCGAGCGCCTTAATGAGGAAGACATTATCGGTAATGAAAAAAGACAAGGCTTGCTTCAGCAGTACATGACTTTATCCCGAAATGCATCAGCTCCCATGCAGGATATTGCTTTAGGAGCTGAAGAAGTCAGGATAGGAAACAAACGTTTATGCCTACATACGCTTTCTGATACAGATGATTTACCAAGTAAAGTTTCCACGGATATCCGTTATGAAAAATTGTCGACTGACCGAAGTGACTGCTTATTGTCTTTTGCCTCACCTGTAGGATTACTGTTAAGCTGCAATCACATTTACAATCAATATTTGTTTTTGGACAATAGCGAGAGTAACCTTGAAAAATTTGAAAAATCTGCCAAGAATATGCATTCTTTAACCCGATACAGCAGAAGCAATCAGATCAATAAAGAATGGATTGAACGGTATCTGAACGAAGCACACTCTTACGGACTTTCATCCATTAGAGCACATTTCAATATCATGGCTTGGTCTGATGATCCTTCTGAACTCAAACAAATCAAAAATGATACAGGAAGTGCATTGGCTTTAATGGAATGTAAACCCAGGCACAACACCACGGATGTTGCCACTTTATATTGGGCAGGAATGCCGGGAAATGCTGCAGACTTTCCGAGTGAAGAAAGTTTCTTCACCTTTATTGAACCGGCTTTGTGTTTTTTCACTGAGGAAACCAATTATCATGATTCTCCCTCTCCTTTTGGGATTAAAATGGCAGATCGGCTGACGGGTAAACCTATCCATTTAGATATATCCGATTTACCGATGAAAAAAGGAATTATTACCAACCGTAATAAATTCATTTTGGGGCCATCCGGTTCAGGAAAATCATTCTTTACCAACCACATGGTAAGACAGTATTATGAACAGGGCGCTCATGTCCTTTTAATAGATACCGGAAATTCTTATCAGGGACTTTGTGAACTTATAAAAGGTAAAACAAAGGGTGAAGATGGTGTTTATTTTACCTACACCGAAGACAATCCCATTGCATTTAATCCCTTTTACACGGATGACGGAGTCTTTGATATTGAAAAGCGGGAAAGTATTAAAACTCTGACTCTTACTTTATGGAAAAGAGATGATGAACCTCCTACCCGATCTGAAGAAGTTGCCCTATCCAATGCGGTTAGCGGATACATTGAAAAAATAAAACATCAAAACGAAGTTCCATCGTTCAATGGTTTTTATGAATATGTCAAAGGAGATTACACTTCTGTTTTAGAGCAAAAGAAAGTCAGAGAAAAAGACTTCGACATTTCCAACTTTCTGAATGTACTGGAACCTTATTACAAAGGTGGTGAATATGACTATTTGCTAAATTCAGATAAACGGCTTGATTTACTTTCTAAGCGTTTTATTGTATTTGAGATTGATGCGATTAAAGATCATAAAATACTCTTTCCGATCGTCACCATTATCATCATGGAAGTCTTCATTAATAAGATGCGTAGACTAAAAGGAATCCGCAAACTCATCTTAATTGAAGAAGCCTGGAAAGCCATTGCCAAAGAGGGCATGGCAGAATACATTAAATATTTATTTAAAACAGTCCGAAAATTCTTTGGTGAAGCCATCGTGGTTACTCAGGAAGTCGATGACATCATTCAGTCTCCGATTGTCAAAGAAAGCATCATCAATAATTCAGACTGTAAAATTCTTCTCGATCAAAGAAAATACATGAATAAGTTCGATGACATTCAGGCGATGCTCGGTTTGACTGATAAAGAAAAATCACAGGTTCTTTCCATTAACATGAACAATGACCCAAAAAGACTGTACAAGGAAGTCTGGATAGGACTTGGCGGAACTCATTCTGCGGTTTATGCTACTGAAGTTTCCACGCAGGAATACCTGGCCTACACTACAGAAGAAACTGAGAAAATGGAAGTCATGCAATTAGCTTCTGAACTTGATAACAATGTGGAATTAGCCATCAAAAGGATCTCTCTCAAGAGAATCAAAAAAGACCAATAA
- a CDS encoding DUF4141 domain-containing protein translates to MKNLLLKTIAIAILALTTTTKAQFVVTDPANLASGILNSANEIIQTSSTVSNVVKNFNEVKKVYEQGKEYYDKLQAVNNLVKDARKVQQTVLLVGDVSEMYVNNFGKMINDPNFSPEELVAIANGYSKLLNESTELLKDLKQIISSSSLSLNDKERMDVIDKVYKEVKDYHNLVRYFTNKNISVSILRAKKQNNTKRVLDLYGTSNQKYW, encoded by the coding sequence ATGAAAAATCTATTATTAAAAACGATTGCCATCGCAATACTTGCATTGACAACAACTACCAAAGCTCAGTTCGTGGTAACTGATCCTGCCAATCTGGCTTCAGGGATATTGAACAGTGCCAATGAAATTATCCAAACCTCATCAACCGTTTCGAATGTGGTTAAAAACTTCAACGAGGTAAAGAAAGTCTATGAGCAGGGCAAGGAATATTACGATAAGCTCCAGGCGGTCAACAATCTCGTAAAAGATGCACGCAAAGTGCAGCAGACCGTTTTGCTTGTGGGAGATGTTTCAGAGATGTATGTCAATAATTTCGGAAAGATGATCAATGACCCCAACTTTTCTCCTGAAGAACTTGTTGCTATTGCCAATGGTTATTCCAAGTTACTGAATGAAAGCACCGAGCTTTTAAAAGATCTCAAACAAATTATCAGTTCTTCAAGTCTTTCCTTAAATGACAAAGAAAGAATGGATGTCATCGATAAAGTTTATAAGGAAGTTAAAGACTACCATAATCTGGTACGTTACTTCACCAATAAGAACATTTCTGTAAGCATTTTAAGAGCTAAAAAACAGAACAATACCAAAAGAGTGCTTGACCTTTATGGAACGTCCAACCAAAAATACTGGTAA
- the traJ gene encoding conjugative transposon protein TraJ: MEPTNLHEVLRTLYDEMLPLSEDMAAVAKGLAGLGALFYVAIKVWQALSRAEPIDLFPLLRPFALGICIMFFPTVVLGTINGVLSPVVQGTHSILEDQVLDLNELQQKKDLLEHEAVIRNPETAYLASDEEFDKKLEELGWSPSDLVTMSGLYMDRQAYQMEQWVKNAFREFLEVLFMAAALVIDTIRTFFLIVLSILGPIAFAISVWDGFQSTLTQWLTRYVSVYLWLPVADLFSAMLAKIQSLIIERDIEMLADPSFIPDTSNTVYIIFMIIGIVGFFTIPTVTGWIIQAGGAGNFTRNINQTAMKAGNVAGAGVGSTAGNIGGQLLK, translated from the coding sequence ATGGAACCCACTAATTTACACGAAGTATTGCGTACGCTCTATGATGAGATGCTTCCTTTATCCGAGGACATGGCAGCAGTCGCAAAAGGACTGGCAGGATTGGGTGCTTTATTTTATGTCGCCATTAAAGTATGGCAGGCTTTAAGCCGTGCAGAACCTATTGATTTGTTTCCTTTATTGAGACCATTTGCATTGGGAATCTGTATCATGTTCTTTCCTACTGTTGTTCTCGGAACTATAAACGGGGTCCTCAGTCCTGTCGTTCAGGGTACTCACTCTATTCTTGAAGATCAGGTTTTGGATTTGAATGAGCTTCAGCAGAAAAAAGACCTGTTGGAACATGAAGCCGTGATCCGCAATCCTGAAACAGCTTATCTGGCTTCAGATGAAGAATTTGACAAGAAACTGGAAGAGCTCGGCTGGTCACCATCAGACCTTGTTACGATGTCGGGGTTGTATATGGACAGACAGGCATATCAAATGGAGCAATGGGTAAAAAATGCTTTTCGGGAGTTCTTAGAAGTTCTGTTCATGGCTGCTGCACTAGTCATCGATACCATTAGAACATTCTTCCTCATTGTTTTATCCATATTGGGTCCGATTGCATTTGCCATATCGGTTTGGGATGGTTTTCAGTCGACGTTAACGCAATGGCTGACACGGTATGTAAGTGTTTATTTATGGCTTCCAGTAGCAGATTTGTTCAGTGCGATGCTTGCTAAAATACAGTCGCTGATTATTGAAAGGGACATTGAGATGCTGGCAGATCCTAGCTTCATTCCTGACACTTCCAATACCGTTTACATCATTTTTATGATCATTGGTATTGTTGGATTTTTTACGATTCCTACGGTTACTGGATGGATCATTCAGGCAGGAGGTGCAGGGAACTTCACCAGAAACATTAACCAAACTGCTATGAAGGCTGGAAATGTTGCGGGAGCCGGTGTTGGTTCTACGGCAGGAAATATTGGCGGACAGCTGTTAAAATAA
- the traK gene encoding conjugative transposon protein TraK gives MEFKTLRNIENSFRQIRLFAIVFAILCISVVGFTVWQSYRFAEDQRQKIYVLDNGKSLMLALSQDASINRPVEAKEHVRRFHELFFTLAPEKNAIESNMKRAFNLADKSAFNYYKDLSEKGYYNRIISGNVQQRIEVDSVSCNFDTYPYFIRTYSKQFIIRSSNITKRSLVTSCYLLNSVRSDTNPQGFNIEKFAVLENRDIEIIER, from the coding sequence ATGGAATTTAAAACCCTTAGAAATATTGAAAACAGCTTCAGGCAAATCAGGCTTTTTGCCATTGTGTTTGCGATACTCTGTATAAGCGTTGTAGGATTTACCGTATGGCAATCCTACCGCTTTGCTGAAGACCAACGACAGAAAATTTACGTGCTGGATAACGGAAAATCTTTAATGCTGGCACTTTCACAAGATGCTTCAATCAACAGACCTGTAGAAGCAAAAGAACATGTAAGACGTTTTCATGAACTGTTCTTCACGCTCGCACCTGAAAAGAATGCGATTGAAAGCAATATGAAACGAGCTTTTAACCTTGCAGACAAAAGTGCTTTTAATTATTACAAGGATCTTTCGGAAAAAGGATATTATAACAGAATTATTTCCGGAAATGTTCAGCAAAGAATTGAGGTGGATAGCGTTTCGTGCAATTTTGATACCTACCCATATTTCATCCGCACTTACTCCAAACAGTTCATTATCAGATCCAGTAATATAACAAAACGAAGTTTGGTTACGTCCTGTTATCTGCTCAACTCTGTACGATCCGATACCAATCCCCAAGGATTTAATATTGAAAAGTTTGCGGTTTTAGAAAACAGGGACATTGAAATCATTGAACGATAA
- a CDS encoding nitrogen regulatory IIA protein yields MKKFRSTIEQFVKELELRWASIPVNKQQRYTLSFFSGYALLTVGIIFHVIIYQTGKPSENVRIEKIKNPMEQIEKRKIVLKDSLSVNLKNKFYERDSK; encoded by the coding sequence ATGAAAAAATTTAGAAGTACAATCGAGCAATTTGTAAAAGAACTAGAACTGCGATGGGCAAGTATTCCGGTTAATAAACAGCAACGCTATACCCTCTCTTTTTTTTCAGGATATGCACTGCTTACGGTAGGAATTATTTTTCATGTTATCATCTACCAAACAGGAAAACCGAGTGAAAATGTAAGAATTGAGAAAATTAAAAATCCAATGGAGCAAATTGAGAAAAGGAAAATAGTACTCAAAGATTCCTTATCTGTTAATTTAAAAAACAAGTTTTATGAACGAGACTCAAAATAA
- the traM gene encoding conjugative transposon protein TraM, which produces MNETQNNRTAVRVTEGIPDDTSMVRESTPQNKMEKLRKPIIFGLMGVVFVGCMYLIFSPTSEISEAEQLGINEVVPQASEEGLQSDKQKAYEKEILEQKNQEKRNAMISLSDYWASNEEQNTEVVNSENEPQLPPDNKNRPPVINPAVSSYQNAQHTLGSFYQQDDYEKEKLKKEIRQLKKEADYKANTPVSDPVENQLKLMEKSYEMAAKYLPSGKTDQVSDVETKTASATKIVQTKVERQFSSVTSTKKNIVSSLYRETGDQEFLENWSGERNRNFLSIGSDAKQTHSSNSIKACIHEGLQLTGEGFVKIRLLESAQITNHTIPQGDILIAQAKLQNNRLQLTVSSIEINRNIIPVELNVYDMDGQQGLSVSYSQEMNTLTEMAGNMSQTSGTSLMLTQSAGQQIAADLSRGVMQGISGYFSKKVRAPKVNLKAGHQIMLVSKKK; this is translated from the coding sequence ATGAACGAGACTCAAAATAATAGAACCGCTGTAAGAGTAACAGAAGGAATTCCTGATGATACCTCTATGGTAAGGGAATCAACTCCCCAAAACAAAATGGAAAAACTGAGAAAACCGATTATTTTTGGTTTGATGGGAGTTGTATTTGTCGGCTGCATGTATTTAATATTCAGCCCCACTTCTGAGATTAGCGAGGCAGAACAATTAGGAATCAACGAAGTTGTTCCGCAAGCCAGCGAAGAAGGATTACAATCCGACAAACAGAAAGCCTATGAAAAAGAAATCTTAGAGCAGAAAAATCAGGAAAAACGAAATGCTATGATTTCATTGTCAGATTACTGGGCTTCTAATGAAGAGCAAAACACTGAGGTTGTAAACTCAGAAAACGAACCTCAGCTTCCTCCTGATAATAAAAATCGTCCGCCGGTTATTAATCCTGCAGTAAGCAGTTATCAGAATGCACAACATACTTTAGGTTCGTTTTATCAGCAGGATGATTACGAAAAGGAGAAGCTTAAAAAAGAAATCAGGCAATTAAAAAAAGAAGCTGATTACAAAGCAAATACACCTGTTTCAGATCCTGTTGAAAACCAGTTGAAACTGATGGAAAAATCGTATGAAATGGCTGCTAAATATTTACCATCAGGCAAAACGGATCAAGTTTCCGATGTAGAAACAAAAACAGCTTCTGCTACTAAAATTGTTCAGACAAAGGTTGAAAGACAATTTTCAAGTGTGACATCAACCAAAAAGAACATTGTTTCAAGTTTGTATCGGGAGACTGGTGATCAGGAGTTTTTGGAAAATTGGAGTGGCGAAAGAAACAGGAATTTTCTAAGCATAGGCTCTGACGCTAAACAAACACACAGCTCTAACTCCATTAAAGCCTGTATTCATGAAGGTTTACAACTGACCGGAGAGGGATTTGTGAAAATCAGATTATTGGAATCTGCCCAAATTACAAATCATACAATTCCGCAAGGAGACATTCTGATTGCTCAGGCAAAACTTCAGAATAACCGTCTTCAACTCACTGTCTCCTCTATTGAAATAAACAGAAACATTATTCCGGTAGAACTTAACGTATATGATATGGATGGACAGCAGGGATTGAGCGTTTCCTATTCTCAGGAGATGAATACTTTAACTGAGATGGCTGGAAACATGAGCCAAACTTCAGGAACAAGTCTTATGCTGACACAGTCAGCCGGACAGCAGATTGCAGCGGATTTGAGTCGGGGTGTCATGCAGGGAATTTCGGGATACTTTTCTAAAAAAGTGCGGGCTCCGAAAGTAAATTTAAAAGCAGGTCATCAGATTATGCTTGTTTCTAAAAAAAAATAA
- the traN gene encoding conjugative transposon protein TraN, whose product MKYYIIKTVMLLFIYFSKFQAQTTDSLISPKLQLGKIEPYELTVTYEKTTHLIFPSAIKYVDLGSENLIAGKAESVENVLRLKASVKDFEKETNFSVITNDGKFYSFDVFYSSYPESLSYDLKEMKNKKERIQSGEVLLEELGSNSPTLTDLLMENIFYKNKKEIRHISDRRFGIQSQLKGIYIHEGKFYLHTEIKNFTNVPFIIDFISYKIVDKKVAKRTVVQDTNVEVLRTYHPIEQISGERSERSIFLLNQLGIEDDKFLLIEFFEKNGSRHQTLQIENADLVKAKVLNELHVTF is encoded by the coding sequence ATGAAGTATTATATCATAAAAACAGTTATGCTTCTGTTTATCTATTTTTCAAAATTTCAAGCACAGACTACCGACAGTCTTATCAGTCCAAAACTTCAACTCGGAAAAATAGAACCGTATGAACTGACCGTAACCTATGAGAAAACGACCCATTTGATTTTCCCATCTGCTATCAAATATGTCGATCTCGGAAGTGAAAATTTAATTGCCGGGAAAGCAGAGTCAGTAGAAAATGTTTTGCGATTAAAAGCCTCTGTAAAAGATTTTGAGAAAGAAACTAATTTTTCTGTGATTACCAATGATGGGAAATTTTACAGTTTCGATGTTTTTTACAGTTCATACCCCGAGTCTTTAAGCTATGATCTCAAAGAAATGAAAAATAAGAAAGAAAGAATTCAATCGGGAGAAGTCCTATTGGAAGAATTAGGTAGCAATTCTCCTACTTTGACTGACTTGCTCATGGAAAACATCTTTTATAAAAACAAAAAGGAGATCAGACATATTTCTGACAGACGGTTTGGGATTCAGTCACAGTTGAAAGGGATTTACATTCATGAGGGGAAATTTTACCTACATACTGAAATCAAAAATTTCACAAACGTTCCTTTTATCATTGATTTTATCAGCTATAAAATTGTTGACAAAAAAGTAGCTAAAAGAACGGTTGTGCAGGATACGAATGTTGAAGTTTTAAGAACCTATCATCCCATCGAACAAATTAGCGGAGAAAGATCAGAACGTAGCATTTTTCTTTTAAACCAGCTGGGTATAGAAGATGATAAGTTTCTCCTCATTGAATTTTTCGAAAAAAACGGCTCAAGACATCAAACGCTTCAGATTGAAAATGCAGACCTGGTTAAGGCGAAAGTGCTCAATGAGCTTCATGTAACATTTTAA